From the Clarias gariepinus isolate MV-2021 ecotype Netherlands chromosome 3, CGAR_prim_01v2, whole genome shotgun sequence genome, one window contains:
- the LOC128519372 gene encoding uncharacterized protein LOC128519372, translating into MGLKCFTLLFLFVSSNNGHTEFIYTKDEVKLQCSTNKWQISTESDNIIDVNCKVVCVNGETLKLNNTQNSCTNKKSYNVSKNCLLIARSGFFRCVTALDSGFLFPFKPSPNTVTSYIVATTNEEMTTKSEERSSVELTEGEDVLLNCSFNLKGKYDNQGFILYWIKTIGKSSSCVYSYDYGWYRITYDHHCTVQEELRYRISNQPEGKNTHNIRISNVTESDAGQYLCALQIQGKWKIIKNITFSDSKTKYEKARDSTDESLVRLCVILPILLGVPTAVIVIYLRKKNKTSSRSQNMELQITQHGNETQGL; encoded by the exons ATGGGGTTAAAGTGTTTCACccttctgtttctttttgtcAGCAGTAACAATG GACACACTGAATTCATTTATACTAAAGATGAAGTTAAATTGCAGTGCAGCACCAACAAATGGCAAATCAGCACAGAGTCTGACAACATCATTGATGTGAACTGCAAAGTGGTGTGTGTTAATGGTGAAACACTCAAACTTAATAATACCCAGAATTcctgcacaaataaaaaatcatacaatgttaGTAAAAACTGTCTGCTAATAGCAAGAAGTGGATTTTTTCGATGTGTTACTGCTCTGGATTCTGGTTTCTTGTTTCCATTCAAACCGTCACCCAACACTGTCACGTCTTACATAGTCGCCACTACAAATGAAGAAA TGACAACCAAGTCTGAGGAAAGATCTTCAGTCGAACTAACTGAAGGTGAAGATGTACTTTTAAACTGCAGTTTTAACTTAAAAGGAAAATACGACAACCAGGGATTTATACTGTACTGGATCAAGACTATTGGAAAGAGCAGTAGTTGTGTGTATTCTTATGATTATGGCTGGTACAGAATAACGTACGATCATCACTGCACTGTGCAAGAAGAACTGCGTTACAGAATCTCAAACCAACCTGAAGGCAAAAACACCCATAACATCAGGATCAGTAACGTAACAGAGTCAGATGCTGGACAATATCTTTGTGCTTTACAAATACAAGGAAAGTGGAAGATCATAAAGAATATTACATTCAGTGATTCTAAgactaaatatgaaaaagctaGAGACAGCACTG ATGAGTCTCTCGTCCGCTTATGTGTTATACTGCCAATATTACTGGGTGTTCCCACAGCTGTTATTGTgatatatttaagaaaaaagaataaaacttcATCAA gATCTCAGAATATGGAACTtcaaat AACCCAACATGGGAATGAAACTCAAGGTCTTTGA